A single window of Rubripirellula lacrimiformis DNA harbors:
- a CDS encoding lipase family protein, whose amino-acid sequence MTRPFQSTDRDPDWKVVRLMAELSFLAYEDSIPAVQNRLRLFDLVLGEFVTIDNHHFITAWDAKRDVLIVAFRGTDIAQLADVWTDLDYAKIKTDTGEVHKGFYKASEAMMRSVVAAIEHRGRPQHVWLTGHSLGGAIATLTMRQLESRGHRVGGLVTFGQPRVGDRAFTEEMNRKLGSRILRVINEDDVVVSLPPRIPLVLPAYYSGGNAIQFLDGKLKQSGGVRLMAKPPIDGVIGDGTTPQVDLDLLAPQTPSGKVPPDPEPLTAEQFEELKQILNDRDGSVADEQTYGGPLGGPMDRLDLKRRAGNHPMHLYIQNIERFAAEGK is encoded by the coding sequence AGCTTCCTCGCCTACGAGGACAGCATTCCAGCAGTGCAGAATCGCCTTCGCCTCTTTGACCTTGTTCTCGGTGAATTTGTCACAATCGACAACCATCACTTCATTACCGCATGGGATGCGAAGCGTGATGTGCTGATTGTTGCATTTCGCGGCACCGACATCGCTCAACTCGCAGATGTCTGGACGGATTTGGACTACGCCAAGATCAAGACCGACACCGGCGAAGTTCACAAGGGATTCTACAAAGCATCAGAGGCGATGATGCGATCGGTGGTTGCCGCGATCGAGCACCGCGGGCGTCCTCAGCACGTTTGGCTTACTGGGCACAGCCTTGGTGGTGCGATTGCAACTCTGACGATGCGACAGCTTGAATCACGTGGCCACCGCGTTGGCGGGCTCGTGACGTTCGGCCAACCTCGCGTGGGCGATCGAGCGTTCACGGAGGAAATGAATCGCAAACTTGGTTCGCGAATCTTGCGAGTCATCAACGAAGACGATGTTGTCGTGTCGCTTCCGCCGCGTATCCCACTGGTCCTGCCAGCGTACTACAGCGGTGGCAACGCCATTCAATTTTTGGATGGCAAGCTCAAGCAGAGCGGTGGCGTTCGGCTGATGGCAAAGCCACCAATCGACGGTGTCATTGGCGACGGCACGACACCCCAAGTTGACCTCGACTTGCTTGCACCACAGACGCCAAGCGGCAAAGTTCCCCCCGATCCGGAACCGCTCACCGCTGAGCAGTTCGAGGAACTGAAGCAAATACTCAATGATCGCGACGGGAGCGTAGCCGACGAGCAAACCTACGGTGGCCCCCTCGGAGGCCCGATGGATCGACTCGATCTAAAACGCCGCGCGGGCAATCACCCGATGCACCTCTACATCCAGAACATCGAGCGTTTCGCTGCGGAGGGCAAGTAA
- a CDS encoding nucleotidyltransferase domain-containing protein, with translation MQNQLASSSSVHQRRSKTDWENRFASWAASPSATEQQRAENAESMIRSAIQNSPKLSQRTIRVFTQGSYRNRVNVRKDSDVDIGVLCFDSIFPEYPDENVKLARKSLDVSAVYGYAQFKNELEEALVAKFGRPAVSRGSKSFDVSETSYRVEADVAAFFEHRRYTTVNDYLSGVEMIPDDLRPPMIRNWPEQHYSNGVTKNSATSRRFKRVVRILKSLSNEMSANGISSAGRTPSFLVECLVWNAPNANFLNDSYWAMTRSVLAWLFNNTRTDQSCKHWGEVSNLKYLFNASQPWTRAEAHRFISDAWDYVGFD, from the coding sequence ATGCAAAATCAACTAGCTTCGTCATCCAGCGTCCATCAGCGACGATCCAAAACGGACTGGGAAAATCGGTTTGCTTCCTGGGCTGCATCGCCGTCTGCGACAGAACAGCAGCGAGCAGAAAATGCGGAAAGCATGATTCGGTCTGCAATTCAAAATAGTCCGAAACTTTCGCAGCGCACGATACGGGTTTTTACCCAAGGCTCGTATCGCAATCGGGTGAATGTCCGCAAAGACAGTGACGTCGATATCGGCGTGCTTTGCTTTGACTCTATCTTTCCGGAGTACCCGGATGAAAACGTGAAGCTGGCCCGGAAGAGCCTAGACGTATCAGCCGTCTACGGCTACGCCCAGTTCAAGAACGAACTTGAAGAAGCACTGGTGGCCAAGTTCGGTCGTCCCGCAGTAAGCCGTGGCTCAAAATCATTCGATGTCTCCGAGACCTCCTATCGAGTCGAAGCAGACGTTGCAGCATTTTTCGAGCACCGACGTTACACCACTGTCAACGATTACCTATCTGGCGTGGAGATGATTCCAGACGATCTCAGGCCCCCGATGATTCGGAACTGGCCTGAGCAGCACTACAGCAACGGTGTGACGAAGAACTCGGCTACATCACGGCGGTTTAAGCGTGTCGTTCGGATTCTCAAGTCGTTGAGTAATGAGATGTCTGCGAATGGAATATCCTCGGCGGGACGCACGCCGAGCTTCCTGGTCGAATGTCTCGTCTGGAATGCGCCCAATGCGAATTTCTTGAACGACTCGTACTGGGCGATGACGCGCAGCGTGCTCGCCTGGCTGTTTAACAACACCAGGACAGATCAATCGTGTAAGCATTGGGGAGAAGTAAGCAACTTGAAGTATCTTTTCAATGCATCGCAGCCCTGGACCAGAGCCGAGGCCCATCGCTTCATTTCTGACGCCTGGGATTACGTGGGGTTCGATTGA